In Zingiber officinale cultivar Zhangliang chromosome 1A, Zo_v1.1, whole genome shotgun sequence, a genomic segment contains:
- the LOC122009557 gene encoding aspartic proteinase nepenthesin-1-like, translating to MAKLLPLLLLLLISFAAAPSCSGKGIPKVLWNAIKPIGRAISEIWKDDHRGPGSNVQSTDVLQTQLYASGGSFLMELAIGTPAIQYLPIMDTSSDLIWTQCRPCLQCFSQPTPLYYPSQSSTYVPLPCSNASDCSYSYTYSDSSFTQGALGIETFTFGSAAVSGVAFGCGNNNSGDFANSSGIVGMGRGSWSLVSQLGYGNFSYCLTYDDPDTSRLLLGTMSTLSAQAQSTPFVTNPSLYFPSSYYLSLLGITVGETMLPIPSTTFSIAADGTGGLIIDSVATVTMLVDPAYAELKRAFESQMNLSAADGSAYGLDICFTYGGEDVQVPRLVFHFEGADMDLPPENYIAEDSSVGLLCVAVVRSDFNLSILGNFMQQNMHVRYDLVGERLSFEAAPCDQLM from the coding sequence ATGGCGAAACTGCTACCGCTACTTCTGCTCTTGCTGATCTCATTCGCCGCAGCGCCTTCCTGCTCCGGGAAGGGAATTCCTAAAGTCTTATGGAACGCCATCAAACCCATCGGGCGCGCCATCTCGGAAATCTGGAAAGACGATCATCGCGGCCCCGGCAGCAACGTCCAGTCGACGGACGTCCTCCAAACCCAGCTCTACGCCAGCGGCGGTTCGTTCCTCATGGAGCTCGCCATCGGCACGCCGGCGATCCAGTACTTGCCCATAATGGACACCAGCAGCGACCTCATCTGGACGCAGTGCCGGCCCTGCCTCCAATGCTTCTCCCAGCCCACGCCGCTGTACTACCCCTCCCAGTCCTCCACCTACGTCCCCCTGCCCTGCAGCAACGCCTCCGACTGCAGCTACTCCTATACCTACAGCGACAGCTCCTTCACCCAAGGCGCCCTCGGCATCGAGACGTTTACTTTCGGGTCGGCGGCCGTATCCGGCGTCGCTTTTGGTTGCGGCAACAACAACAGCGGAGACTTCGCCAACTCGTCCGGGATCGTGGGGATGGGGAGAGGGAGCTGGTCGCTGGTGTCCCAACTCGGCTACGGGAATTTCTCTTACTGTCTCACGTACGACGACCCCGACACGAGTCGTCTGCTTCTGGGCACCATGTCGACGTTAAGCGCGCAGGCTCAATCCACTCCGTTCGTCACCAACCCGTCGCTGTATTTCCCCTCCTCCTACTACCTATCATTGCTGGGGATCACTGTCGGCGAGACCATGCTTCCGATACCGAGCACGACCTTCTCAATCGCGGCGGACGGGACCGGGGGGCTGATCATCGATTCCGTCGCTACCGTGACCATGCTGGTGGACCCGGCTTATGCGGAGTTGAAGCGAGCGTTCGAGTCGCAGATGAATCTGTCCGCGGCGGATGGGTCGGCCTACGGGCTCGACATCTGCTTCACGTACGGCGGCGAGGATGTGCAGGTGCCGAGATTGGTGTTTCACTTCGAGGGGGCGGACATGGATCTACCGCCGGAGAACTACATCGCGGAGGATTCAAGCGTGGGGTTGCTGTGCGTGGCGGTGGTGAGGTCGGATTTCAATTTGTCCATCCTTGGCAACTTCATGCAGCAGAACATGCACGTGCGGTATGATCTCGTCGGCGAGAGGCTGTCGTTCGAGGCGGCGCCGTGCGACCAGCTGATGTAG